In Bdellovibrio bacteriovorus, the following are encoded in one genomic region:
- a CDS encoding trypsin-like serine peptidase, translating into MTKKSILTSLLVPTLASLCVGFVNVTPKVIYGDDNRADVYEIQDPVVREVANSTVAIIHKKFLKPDGQGRYIFTSTRFGRSQDMCSEEPYYNQPDAAVCSGSLVGEDLIATAGHCVNHSTCKNYYYVFGYQMTDSKTAPESFAAEEIYTCKGIVAREYTNDEDFALLRLNRKVPNHRPLTLQRAPAQEGDEVYVVGHPSGLPTKVAGGATVREQEGRYFSANLDSYGGNSGSAVLNARTHEVVGILVRGSQDFKYDQARMCYRSNVCDNDGCGGEDVTNISYIADALNQTTR; encoded by the coding sequence GTGACAAAAAAATCCATTCTTACATCCTTGCTCGTTCCAACTTTAGCCTCTCTTTGTGTCGGTTTCGTCAATGTCACTCCGAAGGTTATTTATGGCGATGACAACCGTGCCGATGTTTACGAAATTCAAGATCCGGTTGTTCGCGAAGTGGCGAACTCTACCGTTGCGATTATTCACAAAAAATTCTTAAAACCTGACGGTCAGGGGCGATACATTTTCACGTCGACGCGCTTTGGTCGCAGTCAAGATATGTGTTCTGAGGAGCCTTATTACAACCAACCGGATGCGGCCGTCTGTTCAGGTTCTTTGGTGGGTGAAGACTTAATTGCCACTGCAGGCCACTGTGTGAATCATTCGACTTGTAAAAACTATTACTATGTTTTTGGTTATCAAATGACCGACAGCAAAACGGCGCCAGAGTCTTTTGCGGCGGAAGAAATTTACACTTGCAAAGGTATCGTCGCGCGCGAATACACAAACGACGAAGATTTTGCTTTGTTGCGTTTAAATCGCAAGGTTCCAAACCACCGCCCTTTGACTTTACAACGGGCCCCAGCTCAAGAAGGGGATGAAGTCTATGTTGTGGGGCACCCGTCGGGATTGCCAACGAAAGTGGCGGGTGGAGCAACCGTGCGGGAACAAGAAGGACGTTATTTTAGTGCCAATCTTGATTCTTATGGCGGGAACTCAGGTTCGGCTGTGTTAAATGCGCGCACCCACGAAGTTGTTGGTATTTTGGTGCGCGGCTCACAAGATTTCAAATATGATCAAGCTAGAATGTGTTACCGCAGTAATGTGTGCGACAACGATGGCTGCGGTGGTGAAGATGTCACCAACATCAGCTATATCGCGGACGCTTTAAATCAAACAACGCGCTAG
- a CDS encoding SufE family protein → MSLIQDRQSQVIQDFSSLNQWEDRYKKIIELGKALPPFPEELRTEQNIVKGCQSQVWLSAQLDNQGNMVIHGDSDALIVKGLVALLLKVYSGTPPAEVLATPPEFLRALGFEGNLSPSRANGLHSMLKQIKMYATAFDYLLKTKK, encoded by the coding sequence ATGTCATTGATTCAAGATCGCCAAAGCCAAGTTATCCAAGATTTTTCTAGCCTCAATCAGTGGGAAGATCGCTATAAAAAGATTATTGAGCTTGGCAAGGCATTGCCACCATTTCCAGAAGAACTAAGAACGGAGCAAAACATTGTCAAAGGTTGCCAGTCCCAAGTCTGGCTTAGTGCTCAGTTGGATAATCAAGGAAATATGGTTATTCACGGGGACAGTGATGCCTTGATCGTGAAGGGCTTGGTCGCTTTGCTTTTGAAAGTGTATTCCGGAACTCCACCCGCCGAAGTTTTAGCAACACCGCCGGAATTTTTGCGAGCTTTGGGTTTTGAAGGCAACCTTTCCCCCAGTCGCGCGAACGGTTTGCACTCAATGCTAAAGCAAATCAAAATGTATGCGACGGCTTTTGATTACCTGTTAAAGACAAAAAAATAG